TCTTTCGCCATACGAGTCGCATCACCACACACATAGATGTAGGCACCCTCTTGTATCCACTGCCAAACTTGTTCAGCGTTTTCCAGGATTCGGTGCTGCACATACACTTTTTCGCCTTGGTCACGACTAAATGCCACATCTAAGCGGTTTAGCACACCTGACTTAAGGTACTTCTGCCACTCTACTTGGTAGAGGAAATCTTGCGTAAAGGTACGGTCACCAAAGAACAACCAGTTCTTACCCTCGGCCTCTCGGTTATCACGCTCTTGAATGAAGCTGCGGAATGGGGCAATACCCGTACCAGGGCCAATCATGATCACTGGAGTGCTATCATCTTGTGGCAGTTTGAAGTTATTGTTGTGCTCAACGAACACTTTCACTTCACCACCTTCCTCTAGGCGCTGAGCGAGGAAGCTTGATGCGCCACCGTAGCGCTTTTCTTCACCTTTATCGTATTCAACCAGACCTACTGTTAGATGCACTTCTTCATCCACTTCCGCTTGGCTAGAAGCAATTGAATAGAGACGAGGGGTTAGGCGTCGTAACAAAGAGACCAGCTGTTCTGCAGTGAGTTGGGTCTTTTTCTCACCCAAGACATCCACGATTTGCGTACTCGTTGCGTATTCTCTTAACTTATCTTTGTCTTCAACCAGCTTAAGCAGTTTCTTGCTACCAGACAGCTCGGCAAACTTGCTCACCAACTGAGGGTTAGCAGCGGTGATTTCAAACTTGCTCACTAGTGCACTGTGAATAGAGAGACTTTCACCCTCTACGTCGACACTTTCAACGCCAGACAGACCGACTTTACCGAGAATGGCATTGGCCAACTGTGAGCTGTTTTCATACCAGACACCCAGCGCATCACCCGGTTGATAGGTTAAACCAGAGCCTTCCAAGTCGATTTCGATATGACGGACATCTTTACCTGAGTCACGTCCGGTGATTTTTTGACTCGTCAAAAGTGTCGCGGTGTAAGGGTTTTGCTTGTTGTAAGCAGATGGCGTCGCGGCCTGACCAACGGGAAGTTGCACCACTTCTGCTTCTGAGCCTGATGCAAGTGCTTGCTTGACTGTCTCTAACGCTTGGTCGCGCCACGCCTTGGCTGGCTCTTCGTAGTCGACATCACAGTCGACGCGATCGATAAATGACGTCGCACCGAGCTTAGCGAGGAAACTATCGAAGTCTTTACCTGTTTGACAGAAGAACTCATAGCTGGAATCGCCAAGACCAATCACACCATACTGGAGGTTCGGTAGCTTGGGAGCCTTCTTAGACTGAAGAAACTCATGCAACTCAATCGCATTATCTGGTGCTTCACCTTCGCCGTTGGTCGACGCAACAATGATCACGTGGGTTTCTTTGGCTAAGTTTTTCCCTTTGTAGTCACTAGCATCGAACAATTGAGCACTAATGCCTTGAGCCTGAGCTTCTTGCTCCAGAGATTCAGCCACACTTTTCGCATTACCCGTTTGCGAAGCGTAAATGATCGTCAGCTTTCCAGCTGGTTTGGCTGCGACCGCCGCAACTGCCTGACTAAGTGGCGCTGCTGCTGACGCTGTTTGTGTTTGTGATAGTCCCCAAAAGTAACCACTGACCCAAGCTAACTGCTGGGGAGACAGTTCGGTCACCGTCTGCTGTAAATTACTCAACTGCTGATCGTTGAGTGGAGCAGCGATAGATGGTAATTCTTGTGGCGTGTTTCCTTGAGAGGACACGTTCTTGTTTAAAGACATGGTCTCGACATCCCTATTCATTGCGTGATGATAGATTAACCACTCTCTTTAATAACAAGAAAGAATAGAAGTGAATGTTTTATAACTTTTTGAATTAAAGAATGAAGAGAAAAGCAGCATCTCACTCTATTTAGCTTCGACGCGTACCTGCTTAAATCCAACCGCCATCGCTGTCTTAGACGCATGATCTAAATCTAAGTAGTGGCACTCTTCTCCGTTTGAGTCGGTTAAAAGAACGAACCCCCCTCGGGCATGTCGGAACTCTACGATCCAATGCCCCTCCTGAGCCGAAGGCTCGATAATAGCTTCGACCAACTGTTGTTCGCGATATAAGTTTCTAAGTTCAGTAATCGTCATGAGATTCCTTTCTCGGGATGATGCACGTTCCCTTACTAATGATGGTCAAAGCACGAGAAAGTACTAAATGAAAAGGCGACGATATAATTAATAGATATAAAAAAGCGCCGCTTTATATTACGACGCTTTTGTAAAACTCGCTTCAAATGCAATGCTGTGTTGCGCTTTACTCTTTTCGCGCACAGCTAACCACTCATCTGATACTGGTGTATAGGCCTTATCGTGGCTGGGCAACGTGATTTTTGAAAAACCAAATCCCTATCGCAATCACAATCAGCCAAGGAATCAGCTTCAACGCGGCACTTAACATGCCTAGCAGTAGCATCACCACCAACGAGAATGCGATACCCGCCATCACAGTCACCACAGTGACCCCTGTCACTAACAAGGTCGCGACAAACACCAATATAAAGATCAATTCAAACATATGATTCTCCTTAGTTTGATTAACTCATTTCACGATGCGTGCCAATTCGAAACAAAACACTAACTAATTGAAAAAACTGAATAAAAAAAGAGCTCTTCGTTTCGAGAGCTCTTTATTAAATTCATGGTTGGTAAAAAACACCCTATTAGTTGGTATTTTTCACACATTCAATTCTTGAGGAATTTTAGCCAATGCAGCTTGAACAACTTCAATACCCGCACCCGGTTTATGCGCGTTTTCACTAATATACCGACGCCATTGGCGCGCACCCGGCATATTTTGAAACAGCCCCAACATATGACGTGTAATGTGGCCCAAATAGGCACCATTCGTTAGTTGCTGCTCAATGTACGGGAACATTTGTTCAACAACCTCAGTACGCTTTTTGATAGGCTTATCCAAACCAAAAATCTGTTGATCGACTTCAGCTAAAATATAAGGATTTTGGTACGCCTCGCGGCCAACCATCACGCCGTCAAGGTGCTGCAAGTGCTGCTTTGTCTCTTCCAAGGTTTTTACTCCACCATTTACCGCAATCACAAGATCAGGAAAGTCTTGCTTTAATTGGTACGCACGCGGGTAATCTAATGGCGGAATTTCACGGTTTTCTTTTGGGCTAAGACCAGATAACCAGGCTTTACGCGCGTGAATTGTGAACTGCTCACAGCCACCTTTCTCTGAGACGATCGAAACAAAGTCCGTCAGGAACTGATACGAATCCTGATCATCAATACCAATGCGCGTTTTTACTGTGACTGGTACATCAACTACATCACGCATCGCCGCAACGCAATCGGCCACCAGTTGAGGCTCTGCCATCAAACACGCACCAAAGCGACCGTTCTGAACACGATCAGACGGGCAACCAACGTTTAAGTTAATTTCATCATAACCACGCTCTGCCGCCAGCTTGGCGCACTTAGCTAAGTCTTGCGGGTTTGAGCCACCGAGCTGCAATGCGACCGGGTGCTCCTCCTGGTTGTACGCTAGAAAGTCACCTTTACCATGAATGATCGCGCCTGTAGTGACCATTTCGGTATAGAGCAGCGTTTCGCTGGTTAACAAGCGATGAAAGTATCGACAATGACGGTCGGTCCAATCGAGCATGGGTGCAATGGAAAAGCGCTGCATCGGAAAATCTTGTTGGGATTCAGGGTTAGACACAAAGCCACCTCTAAACAGTTAGTGCCGCTTGAGAACATCCATATTACAGGCGGTATAAAAAACAATCGCGCGATTATACACCGCAATAGTTAAAGAATCAGGACAAATCTTGCTAAGCCATTTCAGGAAACACTTTGCCCCTTCAATTGCATTGAGGATTTGTCGATTAAAGCAACTCGCGTACAGTAGCGATCCAAAGCACAGGTTTAACGACAAAAACGGAGGAATCAACTTATGTTAGTATCGTTTTTATTGTAGATAAGGTAACTTATAGCCACTCGGCTGGGGTTAAATCCACCAGTTGCATAACGAGTAACACACTGACTCCACTGTGAGTATTTACCTATTGAGCAACGATAAACCTCAAGAAATGGTATATTATTAAAAATGTCCAATGGTAACGGTGACAAGTTTGGATCAGCAGTTAGTAAAACAAATTGAAGAGATATGCACTGCCCGTGGCGTTAGGTTAACGTCACAGCGTAAAAGAGTATTCGAACTCATCTGCGCCAGCCCAAAAGCGTCAAGTGCATATGAACTGTTGGAAGAGCTCAAACTGAGTGAACCTCAAGCAAAACCGCCCACCGTTTATCGCGCTTTGGACTTTTTGCTTGAGCAAGGCTTCATCCATCGAGTTGAGTCGACCAATAGTTACATCCAATGTTGTTCGTGCAATGCACATAAGCATCACTCTCATTTGCTGATTTGTGATAAGTGCGGCAACGTTATTGAACTGCAAGATGATAGTTTGGTAGCCTTGTTGACAGACAATGCTCAAGCTTATGGCTTTACCATTACGAATCATGTAATTGAATCACATGGCATTTGTCAGTCCTGTTTGGCCGACAATGTGAAATAAAGATATAGAAGAAGATTATGCGCGCTGAATTTGTAAACCCGTTTTTAGCTTCATTGATGAATGTCTTGAAAACGATGGCTTCACTGGAACTGAAGCCACAGAAACCTCGTGTCAAGAAAGATGAAATTGCACGTGGTGACGTATCAGGTTTAATAGGGATGGTCGGCCCAAAGAGTCGTGGCTCTATGTCTATTACATTTGATGAAAGCCTTGCTCTCGAGATCATGCAAAATATGCTCGGAGAGCGTCCAAACGGCTTGAATGACGAAGTCACCGATATGGTTGGTGAAATCACCAACATGGTCACTGGTGGCGCGAAACGCATCCTCGCAGAGAGTGGGTTTGATTTTGATATGGCAACGCCTGTTGTCGTTTCAGGCAAAGGTCATACTATCCGCCATAAGTGTGAAGGCTCAATTATCATCATGCCGTTCTCATCACAGTGGGGCAATGCCTTCATCGAAATTTGCTTTGAGTAATCACCACAGAGCACATAAAAAACGCTTCCCTCGGGAAGCGTTTTTGCGTTTTAGCTAATGATGTCTCGTGCGCGGAGCACTTGCAGACAATCATCCACCAGCGCTTCAATCGATTTCTCACCAGCCAACAAGTTGATTTCTGGGTTTAGCGGCGCTTGGTACTCAGAGTCAATCCCAGTGAAATTGGCGATCTCTCCGGCTCTGGCTTTCTTGTATAAACCTTTAGGATCACGTTGCTCACACACATCAAGTGAGGTATTGACAAATACCTCGAGAAACTCCGCTTCTGGCAGCATTTCTCGCACCAGTTGTCGCTCAGCACGATGAGGCGAGATAAATGCGGAGAGGACAATCAAGCCAGCATCCGCCATCAGCTTGGCTAACTCGCCAATACGTCGAATGTTTTCTCGACGGTCTTGCTCAGAAAAACCTAAATCCCGGCATAATCCATGACGAACATTATCGCCATCAAGCAAGTAGGTATGATGACCTAACTGGGCCAGACGCGTCTCTAAAGCCCCGGCAATCGTCGATTTACCGGCCCCTGACAGTCCAGTAAACCAAAGCACAACTGGCTTTTGCTGCTTTAAGCGAGCACGAAATGATTTATCGATCGCGTGCTGGTGCCAGACAATATTTTCATCTTTGTTTGCCGTTTCCGTAGTCATAGTTCAATCCTTTTAAAACGGAAAGAAAAGTGGGATTAGCGTCAGTACCAACGCAGAGTAAACAATGGAGATCGGTATACCCACTCGAACATAATCAGTAATTGTGTAATTACCTACGCTATAAACCAATAGGTTGGTTTGATAGCCATAGGGTGAAATAAAACTGGCGCTGGCACCAAATAGAACCGCCATAATAAACGGCATAGGATCAACACCATAGCCAAGCGCCATGCTGTAACCGAGAGGAAAGGCCAACGCCGCGGCAGCGTTGTTGGTAACCAGTTCGGTCAAAATCAGCGTCAACAAATAGGTCGCAACCAAAGCGCCAAATACGCCCCAACCGTTAAAGCCTTCGATAAACATTTGCCCAAGGCTTGCCGATAGCCCAGACGACAACATCAATTGAGCAATCGATAGCGCCGAACCAACAATCACCACGATATCGACAGGAAAACGTCGGCGTAGCTCCCCAAGCTGGATCACGCCACACAGCAGTGCAGCAATCAAAAACAGCGATAGCCCTTTAATAAGAGGGAACACACCCGCTAAAGCTAAGCCAATGACTGCGGCAAAACCGAGTAACACTAAGGTGGATTTGCGACTGTCGAGACGTGCGCTTGAGTCGAGATCATTAACCAACACAAACTCTTTTCGATGAGCTTGACGCTCTTGCTCAAAGCGCTTACCCGGAACCAGTACTAAAGTATCCCCGGCATTCAACGTGATGTTACCAAGTCCGCCTTGAAGTCGTTCGTGACCGCGGCGTATAGCGACCACTACCGCATCAAAACGATCTCGGAAATGGCTCGACTTGAGGGTCTTATTACAAAAGCTTGCCGAGGAGCTGACCACGACTTCAACAAAACCTTGGCCATTGAGATGGTGTTGCCCAAACAGAGTAAGGCCCTGGATCTCTTGCAGTGTTGCGACGCTCTCGATATCTCCACAAAACAGCAATCTGTCACGCGCCTGCAACACAAACTCAGGATCAACTGAAGGCAAAGAGTGACCATCTCGCACCACTTCAGCGAGAAACAACTTACGCAGAGCCCGCAAATTGTTTTCACTGATACTACGACCGACCAAAGGAGAGCCTGGCTCGACACGCGCCTCAAGAAAATAGGGTAAATCTTCCTGACTGTGATCATCGTAATTTGGCAGCAGGTAACTGATCGGGATCAGGATCAACAGTCCACCAACAAGCACAGATAGGCCGATCATGGTTGGCGCAAAAAAGTTCAAACTGGGCAGTCCTGCATCTTCAACAAAGCTGTTGATGATCAAGTTAGTCGAGGTGCCGATCAAAGTTAGGGTGCCACCAAAGATCGCCGCATAAGAGAGTGGGATCAACAAACGTGATGGTGCATGTTGCTGATTGCGTTTGATCGCGCCAATCAGCGACACCACCACCGCGGTGTTATTGGTGAACGAAGAGAGCAATGCAGTAGAGAGCCCCATCTTGGCCACCACTACCGCTAAACAGCCGGTAGACAAAGAACGGCTTACCCAGCTGATTAAACGGGTTTTCTCTAGTGCTGCCGAGGCCAAGATCAGCAACACCAGAGTAAGCAGTGACGAGTTAGTAAAGTTAGTGGCAACATCGCCAAGCTCAATCATCCCGGCTATAAACGCGACAAACGCCGCCCCCGCAAAGATGAAACTTGGCTTAATTCGTGTTGTGAGTAGGCAGGTGATAATCGCCAATAACATCGCTAACACAAAACCTTGTTGCCACATAAGCTTACCTATCGCCTTCGCTGACTATTTGAGTAGTCGGCTGATATCTTTCGCTTCCCAGTGCGGGAAGTGCTTGCGAACCAGTGCATTAAGCTCAAGTTCAAACGCTGAGATATCCGTGGCTTTTTGCTCCACTTGCGACAAGCTCTCACGCACCAAACCCGCACCGACGGTAACATTGCTCAAACGGTCAATGATGATGAAACCACCCGTGTCTTGGCATGATAAGTAAGCGTCCACGGCCACCGACTCGGTAAGCGTCCACTCACATAAGCCAATACCATTCAATGGCAGCTCAACCGCAGAGTGAGTCGACAGATGGTTAATATCATATTGATGACGAATCGCTTCCACTCGACCTACGGTCTTCTTGCCGGCGATCTTGATGTCGTACTCGCGGCCCGGTTGCAAAGGTTGCTCGGTCATCCAAACCACATCGGCTAGCAGGTGGTTCGTCGACTCGACTTGAGCGTTGTCGAGCACAATCAGATCACCGCGGCTAATATCAATTTCATCTTGCAGAGTTAAGGTCACCGCCAAGCCTGCTTGCGCTTGTTCAATATCACCGTCAAAAGTGACAATACGTGCAACTTTCGATGTCTTACCCGAAGGCAACGCCTTGACCGAGTCGCCGACTTTTATCGAGCCAGAAGCAATCGTGCCGGCAAAACCGCGGAAGTCGAGGTTCGGTCGATTCACGTACTGCACCGGGAAACGGAACTCACCAATCTCCTTCTCGTGGTCAACGTCCACGTTTTCCAACAATTCAAGCAAAGGCGCGCCATCAAACCAACCTAACTTCTCACTTGGCTCGACCACGTTATCACCCTCTAGCGCCGATAACGGAATGATCTGAATATCGATTTCACCATGAAGGTTTTTCGAGAACTCTAAATATTCGTCGCGGATCTGCTCAAAACGTTGCTGTGAATAATCGACAAGATCCATTTTATTCACTGCTACGACAAAGTGTTTGATCCCCAATAGATTTGAGATAAACGAATGACGTCGAGTTTGATCCAAAACGCCTTTGCGAGCATCAATCAAGATCACTGCCAGATCACAGGTCGAGGCGCCCGTAGCCATATTACGTGTGTACTGCTCATGCCCCGGCGTATCGGCGATAATGAACTTACGTTTCTGAGTCGAGAAGTAACGGTAAGCGACATCAATGGTAATCCCCTGCTCGCGCTCAGCTTGCAGGCCATCGACCAATAGAGCCAAGTCGGGACGCTCGCCCGTGGTACCGACGCGCTGACTGTCGTTGTGTACCGCGGCCAATTGATCTTCATATATTTGCTTCGAATCATGGAGCAAACGGCCAATCAGAGTACTTTTGCCGTCGTCTACCGAGCCACAGGTTAGGAATCTAAGTAGTGACTTGTACTGGTGCTGTTTCAGGTATCCTTCGATACCAAGCTCGTCGAGTTGAGCTTCAACTGCGC
The sequence above is drawn from the Vibrio sinaloensis genome and encodes:
- the dusA gene encoding tRNA dihydrouridine(20/20a) synthase DusA; the encoded protein is MQRFSIAPMLDWTDRHCRYFHRLLTSETLLYTEMVTTGAIIHGKGDFLAYNQEEHPVALQLGGSNPQDLAKCAKLAAERGYDEINLNVGCPSDRVQNGRFGACLMAEPQLVADCVAAMRDVVDVPVTVKTRIGIDDQDSYQFLTDFVSIVSEKGGCEQFTIHARKAWLSGLSPKENREIPPLDYPRAYQLKQDFPDLVIAVNGGVKTLEETKQHLQHLDGVMVGREAYQNPYILAEVDQQIFGLDKPIKKRTEVVEQMFPYIEQQLTNGAYLGHITRHMLGLFQNMPGARQWRRYISENAHKPGAGIEVVQAALAKIPQELNV
- the pspG gene encoding envelope stress response protein PspG, with product MFELIFILVFVATLLVTGVTVVTVMAGIAFSLVVMLLLGMLSAALKLIPWLIVIAIGIWFFKNHVAQPR
- the cysC gene encoding adenylyl-sulfate kinase → MTTETANKDENIVWHQHAIDKSFRARLKQQKPVVLWFTGLSGAGKSTIAGALETRLAQLGHHTYLLDGDNVRHGLCRDLGFSEQDRRENIRRIGELAKLMADAGLIVLSAFISPHRAERQLVREMLPEAEFLEVFVNTSLDVCEQRDPKGLYKKARAGEIANFTGIDSEYQAPLNPEINLLAGEKSIEALVDDCLQVLRARDIIS
- the cysN gene encoding sulfate adenylyltransferase subunit CysN, with product MNSAVEAQLDELGIEGYLKQHQYKSLLRFLTCGSVDDGKSTLIGRLLHDSKQIYEDQLAAVHNDSQRVGTTGERPDLALLVDGLQAEREQGITIDVAYRYFSTQKRKFIIADTPGHEQYTRNMATGASTCDLAVILIDARKGVLDQTRRHSFISNLLGIKHFVVAVNKMDLVDYSQQRFEQIRDEYLEFSKNLHGEIDIQIIPLSALEGDNVVEPSEKLGWFDGAPLLELLENVDVDHEKEIGEFRFPVQYVNRPNLDFRGFAGTIASGSIKVGDSVKALPSGKTSKVARIVTFDGDIEQAQAGLAVTLTLQDEIDISRGDLIVLDNAQVESTNHLLADVVWMTEQPLQPGREYDIKIAGKKTVGRVEAIRHQYDINHLSTHSAVELPLNGIGLCEWTLTESVAVDAYLSCQDTGGFIIIDRLSNVTVGAGLVRESLSQVEQKATDISAFELELNALVRKHFPHWEAKDISRLLK
- a CDS encoding chemotaxis protein CheX; this translates as MRAEFVNPFLASLMNVLKTMASLELKPQKPRVKKDEIARGDVSGLIGMVGPKSRGSMSITFDESLALEIMQNMLGERPNGLNDEVTDMVGEITNMVTGGAKRILAESGFDFDMATPVVVSGKGHTIRHKCEGSIIIMPFSSQWGNAFIEICFE
- a CDS encoding SLC13 family permease; the protein is MWQQGFVLAMLLAIITCLLTTRIKPSFIFAGAAFVAFIAGMIELGDVATNFTNSSLLTLVLLILASAALEKTRLISWVSRSLSTGCLAVVVAKMGLSTALLSSFTNNTAVVVSLIGAIKRNQQHAPSRLLIPLSYAAIFGGTLTLIGTSTNLIINSFVEDAGLPSLNFFAPTMIGLSVLVGGLLILIPISYLLPNYDDHSQEDLPYFLEARVEPGSPLVGRSISENNLRALRKLFLAEVVRDGHSLPSVDPEFVLQARDRLLFCGDIESVATLQEIQGLTLFGQHHLNGQGFVEVVVSSSASFCNKTLKSSHFRDRFDAVVVAIRRGHERLQGGLGNITLNAGDTLVLVPGKRFEQERQAHRKEFVLVNDLDSSARLDSRKSTLVLLGFAAVIGLALAGVFPLIKGLSLFLIAALLCGVIQLGELRRRFPVDIVVIVGSALSIAQLMLSSGLSASLGQMFIEGFNGWGVFGALVATYLLTLILTELVTNNAAAALAFPLGYSMALGYGVDPMPFIMAVLFGASASFISPYGYQTNLLVYSVGNYTITDYVRVGIPISIVYSALVLTLIPLFFPF
- a CDS encoding assimilatory sulfite reductase (NADPH) flavoprotein subunit: MSLNKNVSSQGNTPQELPSIAAPLNDQQLSNLQQTVTELSPQQLAWVSGYFWGLSQTQTASAAAPLSQAVAAVAAKPAGKLTIIYASQTGNAKSVAESLEQEAQAQGISAQLFDASDYKGKNLAKETHVIIVASTNGEGEAPDNAIELHEFLQSKKAPKLPNLQYGVIGLGDSSYEFFCQTGKDFDSFLAKLGATSFIDRVDCDVDYEEPAKAWRDQALETVKQALASGSEAEVVQLPVGQAATPSAYNKQNPYTATLLTSQKITGRDSGKDVRHIEIDLEGSGLTYQPGDALGVWYENSSQLANAILGKVGLSGVESVDVEGESLSIHSALVSKFEITAANPQLVSKFAELSGSKKLLKLVEDKDKLREYATSTQIVDVLGEKKTQLTAEQLVSLLRRLTPRLYSIASSQAEVDEEVHLTVGLVEYDKGEEKRYGGASSFLAQRLEEGGEVKVFVEHNNNFKLPQDDSTPVIMIGPGTGIAPFRSFIQERDNREAEGKNWLFFGDRTFTQDFLYQVEWQKYLKSGVLNRLDVAFSRDQGEKVYVQHRILENAEQVWQWIQEGAYIYVCGDATRMAKDVHDALVIVAEQQGQMPRDDAEQFINDLRKAKRYQRDVY
- the zur gene encoding zinc uptake transcriptional repressor Zur; amino-acid sequence: MVTVTSLDQQLVKQIEEICTARGVRLTSQRKRVFELICASPKASSAYELLEELKLSEPQAKPPTVYRALDFLLEQGFIHRVESTNSYIQCCSCNAHKHHSHLLICDKCGNVIELQDDSLVALLTDNAQAYGFTITNHVIESHGICQSCLADNVK